CCTCAGTCCCCTGCAACCAGAGCATCCTGAAGCTCGCCCCTTACTCCCCAGAAGCCACGGCGGCCTTCGCTACCGCCATAACTTTAATGGTGGTCTTCACCATCGTGGGGAACATCATGGTCATCATTGCTGTCCTGACCAGCCGGTCACTCCGAGGTCCCCAGAATCTGTTTTTAGTGTCACTAGCTGCTGCAGACATTTTAGTGGCCACACTCATCATCCCCTTTTCCCTGGCAAATGAACTGCTTGGCTACTGGTACTTTAAGTCTCTGTGGTGCGAGATCTACCTGGCGCTGGATGTGCtcttctgcacctcctccatTGTGCACCTGTGCGCTATCTCGCTGGACCGCTACCTGTCAATTTCCAGGGTTACTTATGGGCGTCAGCGGACTCCCAAACGCATCAAAGCCGCTATTGTGGTGGTGTGGCTCATCTCTGCCAtcatctccttccctcccctgCTCTCACTGAACAAAAGCGAGGGAGGGGACCCAGCCAGTGAGAGAGGACCTCAGTGCCAGCTGAATGATGAGCGTTGGTACATTCTTTACTCCACCATCGGCTCCTTCTTTGCTCCATGCCTCATCATGATCCTGGTCTACATAAGAATCTACCAAATTGCTAAGCAGAGAACACGTTGCCCACCAGGAGAGCCCAGGAAGGATGGGGTTGGCTGTATTACACCAAGTCAGCCACCACGACATGTACAAGCCAATGggaaagatgatgaagaaagcACACCCCCTTCATCCAAACAAACCTCCAGTGCCAGACCCCCTACCCTTGCCATCACCCCTTCTCCTTCCCCAGGAGAGTCTCAAAACACTGAGAATCCCACCTCTAATAATCTCCTGCAACCTCCACCCTCTTCTCCAGCCTTGACCCCTGTCACAGCCTCCCTTGACACCTCTCCCCATGTTCCCTCAACTCCCTCCTCCGTGCCCCCGTCTGCCCCTGCCAACACTAAAGAGGGGGGGAAGAAGAGCAAACggcagggagggaaaaaagctGACAACAACAATGGCGACAGCTCAAGCACAGAAAGCGATATGGAGCACAGCCACGGAGGTGGCCGAGGCAGCACCAGCATGCCTGGGTCACCTGCCGGAGGGGGGGTCCACTCACCTGCCTCAGTGAAGCGCTACCGGGACATGATCGCCACTTCAAAGGGGGCCCGGCTGGTGCCAGGGAGGAAgtcaaaaacagacaacaaccCTGGAGCAGCGAGGCGTAAAGCAATGGTCAACAGAGAGAAACGTTTTACCTTTGTACTGGCAGTGGTGATCGGTGTCTTTGTGGTGTGCTGGTTCccgttcttcttctcctactCTCTACAGGCAGTGTGCCCAGAGACATGTGCCATCCCTGATCCCCTCTTTAAGTTTTTCTTCTGGATCGGTTACTGCAACTCCTCACTGAACCCAGTCATATACACCATCTTCAACAAAGACTTCAGGAAGGCTTTCAAAAAGATATTGTGCAGAAACACCAAGGGTACTTTCTTTTAGCATACAAATCCAATGTATAGGACATGGACTCAACAAATTGCCACATCTGAggcatagaaaaaaaataacaatttccaTTTTTGAGAACAATCAAAGGgctgttttaaaaagatgttgaaCTGTGGAAATTCCAGCATAAAAATCATAACTGAGAGCCACTCTTTTACAGCTGCAGTGTGCAGAAACTTGGACTGTGAAATCCCAGTttgcagctgaaacacacagaaatcttTACAGTGTGAGGGTTGAAATTAGGACATGGAATAGATGCAGTGCTAGACAGTAAACGGCTTGGGACTTCTGTATTGCTGATAAGAATTTGAATGCAAAGTTTTATCGTCAGATCACATTGAATAATGGATAATGCTGAGGCAGAGAGTGGTGCAGAAtcatgtacacacaaaacagaaagtCTTGCAGAAAGCAGGGAAACAGTTGAGGAGCAAGTTCTGAATAAGAAGAGAGGGTGTCTATAAGATTTTATAGTTATTAAGGACTCCAGGACTATTGGGGAAATCAAACaggtaaaaagaagaaaaagtggcCTTTAGAATCCTGTGAGCCTAGGGCCCTTTATTCATCAGTACAGAGCACAAGGAGCACACAAGGTTAGTGGTGATTTCTTACGTCTGCAGTCTTAATTTGCCCAGCTGCAGGGCAAACATGTGTTCCTCGATTTTTATCTAAAAGCGCCAACAACAAGAGGTTTCTGACAATCTCAAATGTGATAGCACAAGGGTTCCCTTTCAAACTGAACTATGTGGAATGCCTTCATGTCAGACACCTTGCTCTTGGCTCGCTATGGGTCATAATGGACACTCAGGTTGTTTGTAATGACACTCCTGGCTTTCACCTTTCATGAAATACAGAATAAGATGACGTGTGGTGTGGAGTTTGGACTTAAAAGAAagatgtaaaagaaagaaagacctTTTATTAGCTTGCTGTATCCCGCTTTTTAACTTCTCCTGAACTATTACATCGATGGACTGCACTGAGCAACCACTCTAATGATCTCCCTATTGGACATTTAAGTAAGAAAACTGCTCTTAGCTTCTGGATAATGCTTCAGCTGTTATTCAGTGTCTAATGGAGGGTGCATCTACTGAAAAACTAGATTCTTATCTATCTAACATGTGAACATTATTTTCCAGGAACCCTGCTTCACGGCGagcagcagcatttagcagGTAGACATTTACAGTGACTGTAAAAGACACATGTACAATGCAATTATGGATGTGTGATGTTACCCCCCAATTACGCCTACATGGGTTATTCTGACAACCATTTGGCTGAGTCACTCTTTACCAACGCCTCTGGCACATCATCGTCTGCAGTGGACTTCTACATGGCACATCTGATTTGTCGCTAAGAGGCGAGAGGATGAAtggtacatttatttttctcaccAAGACACTGAGGCTCTGTCAGTTctcttgacaaaaaaaagaaaaaaaaaaaaagaaagaaaggaagaaagaaaaagaaaatgtgtctgttaCTGTGAAAAGCACACAGGTTTATTCACTCCATGGGACAAGGGCTGTCAGCAGTAACACTTCAATTTACTAATTGTCTAATTCTGCTGacctgtgtgagtgagtgtgtgtatgtgcgcattgacttactttttttttctgtagagAGTGTCAGTGCCTCCATGTCCTCCGGCTGCTATGTACTACAGATAATATCTGTAATATTGACAAGAAGAGACCAGATTTCCTGGTGCAGGCATCACTTTGCTCTCAGTCATGTGACTGTTTCTACTTGATGGAAAGAAATATATCACAATGTTGAGAAAGTCTTATCGACCTGAAAGTCAGTGATATTGAGTACATGGCTTTTTAGTGATCACCCTCAAGGGACCAAAGAGCCTTATAAGGACACCTGCCTGACTCAGCGATATCTGGCTCTGCGTTGCTTTAATGAAGTATTACGACTGAAGATTAAAAacactgtattatttatttcactctattttgtgttttctgtatgttaCTTATTTATTGTTAAGTTACTgtctttttattctgaaagttaAGCAATGTGTAAGtgatcacagagagagaacactgtacagatttttaatattttgaataaGAGCAAGATTGATTCAAGCTATCAAGCTCTTACTATGTGAGATTGAGCTATATTTGAGCATGGGGGATGTATTTGTGTTGAAGGAAGATGTGTGTTATGCAGAATCTACAATACATTTGTCATGATTTTTTCATCTAGTTATAGTACGGTAAAACGTTCATTCAGATATAAAAGCACATGTACAATTTATCAAACAtactgcagcagaaaaaaaatctctcttcaCGGCTGTCAAACCGTTTCTGAAAAAGTAATCGAACATGAAAATGTCAGAGGCATCCGGAGCCGGTTTCAGTTGATCAGTAGATGAATTGCAGGCTTTGTGCAGTACATTAAGGCTACAATCCATGCCGCACACAGCTGCTTCgagataacaaaataaaaacaaaatggttgGGAGTAGGAGCTCTGTGTACTTGTACAACTGCTTCCTGTCCtcatctgaaatctgaaatggttatttttttctccagaaaTAAAAACTGCTATAGCAACATAATTATAACAAAAATAGCCACACAGGTCATGGATTCATGGGTTCAATAAATATGAGTTGCGTCCCACCCCCCTCCCAACCCCAAACCATGGCTTTATGTGGTGagactgctgctttgtttatttaaaaaaaaaaagaagaagaagtttgaatTATGGCTTAAAGGTGACAGATGCAGTAATTTGCTTTTTGATCACCTTCTTTTTCCCTACAGCTGCCTGTATTGTCTCTTCTCTTGCTGTGTTTGGACCAAACCGCATGGTCTGAGCTTTACAATCTTCTATCCTCCCATCTGTCGTCATCCCCTTCCAGTTTCGGAAAATAAAGCTACTTGAAAAAGCATgagtcattttgtttatttcatggaTTTTCACATGATACAACATTAAGGATGaggggaaagggaaaaaaaattgtttatttCCTGGAGAACTGCCAGAAAGATGTTTCACAATTATGATAATTTTAAcagaatgatgttttttttttctagcataCGTGTTGAACCAAAGTGCAATCTAAAGCAATTTCCAGCCATTTTTAAATGGCCCTGAATGGCAACACAACTTCAGGAAATAGTCTATAACATTGTGCACTGAGGGCAGTTCAAAATGTCATTGGCATATCTCCTATCACAGCAGGACATAAGAAGTAGgctgcagcagaagcagcaaaaTGTTGCATACtgccaacaaacacagaggatgTCTTTAAGGAATTAAAGCACGTTGCCAAATATCGCATatgcagacacgcacacacacatgaatgtgttATCCTGCACCGAACGTCACATACTGTATTCAAGTCATGAAACATATgtagtccacacacacatgtagccACACACAACACTTTTTGTGACAGCTTGTTATATTTGAGGTCAGTGGCCCCTCGGAGAATTGTAATTGATTTATGCTGATGGGTACAGTTTGGGGATTTCTCAGCAGAGCTTCAagcctctctgtcctctgttttttCTCACGCACACATTTCCACTCATAGAAGATACACCGCTGAAGATGTGCCACGCGGTTACGTCCTCGCAGTTTAATTTCCATATTCATGGATAGATTTGAGGTGCGCAAGGAGGTGAACAGATAACTTATCATAGCCAAGTGCAGGGAGCCGAGAGTGTATGTTTACAGTCTTGTATATTCATACAGACACGGCGTCCCTTAGCTCCTTTTTCTCTAGCCTCAGCTGGAATACAAAGTAGGTGGTAGTGGACTCtacagagagaggatggagagtgACCAACtaacatgaaacacaacacattcattagctttttattcacacagtagcctgtaaaaaaaaggtcaaggaGCTGTGtatccagaaacacacacacacataggcagaCACACATtaactttcattttcaaatttatgATCGATGTAGCATTCCACCCTAtgaatatgtatgtgtttgcagGGCGTTCCAGCACTGTGCATTTTCCATTTCCAATCTCCTGCACATTATAACGCCAGATAGATTTCTTCACTCTGTAATTTGGCTGTTGAAAACACCCAAGAGGCAGGATGAAAAATgagagacagaacacacacaggctctctCTCCTCGTTGAAGGTGGAGGCATTGAAATGCTCCCCTGCTTTGTGAAatctgtgataaaaaaaatgtcatttttaggGGGCACAGGCAATTATGATTATGATCACTTTAGGAGTCTGTGGCTGTTAACGGAGTGGTACTCAATGCTcgatgatgtgtgtgttcttgcacTTCTATCTTTGGGAGGACCAAACAAAACTTTACCTTTACCTTGACAATgagaacattttcagaaaatgaagacattttcttCAAAGACTTGGTTAAAGAATTACAATCTGGGTTAGACATGTAGGTGTTGATTGTTTATTTGGGTCTCCATTAGCTGTTACCTTGGCAACAAGTGCTTTTACAAGTTTACACATAGACTAATACAAAATGGACCTTCCTGCAACATTTTAGCAAATGAATTCTCATTGCTGCCTCCATTgatatttttat
This genomic stretch from Larimichthys crocea isolate SSNF chromosome III, L_crocea_2.0, whole genome shotgun sequence harbors:
- the adra2b gene encoding alpha-2B adrenergic receptor; this translates as MASALDSGCSMELSGWNSSVSSAGASVPCNQSILKLAPYSPEATAAFATAITLMVVFTIVGNIMVIIAVLTSRSLRGPQNLFLVSLAAADILVATLIIPFSLANELLGYWYFKSLWCEIYLALDVLFCTSSIVHLCAISLDRYLSISRVTYGRQRTPKRIKAAIVVVWLISAIISFPPLLSLNKSEGGDPASERGPQCQLNDERWYILYSTIGSFFAPCLIMILVYIRIYQIAKQRTRCPPGEPRKDGVGCITPSQPPRHVQANGKDDEESTPPSSKQTSSARPPTLAITPSPSPGESQNTENPTSNNLLQPPPSSPALTPVTASLDTSPHVPSTPSSVPPSAPANTKEGGKKSKRQGGKKADNNNGDSSSTESDMEHSHGGGRGSTSMPGSPAGGGVHSPASVKRYRDMIATSKGARLVPGRKSKTDNNPGAARRKAMVNREKRFTFVLAVVIGVFVVCWFPFFFSYSLQAVCPETCAIPDPLFKFFFWIGYCNSSLNPVIYTIFNKDFRKAFKKILCRNTKGTFF